Genomic window ([Empedobacter] haloabium):
ATACGAAACACACTCGCGCGAGTACCAGAAGGTGCGCGCCCAGCTGCGCAAGGACCACCGGCCGGAAAGCGAAATGAACAAGCTGTTCCGCGATGACCTGGCCTGGACCAATGCGCTGTTTTCCAAGGCGCCGCACAAGCACGCCGTGGGCGCGTTCGAAGGCGCCAACTACGAGGCAACCGGCTATTACCGCTCGCAGCAGCAGTGCCTGATGTTCGACCGCAGCGAGGCCTTCTGCGCCGTCTGTGCCGAGGCCATCGGGCAGACCATCGACTTGTACTCGCGGCCCGCACGGCCGTAAATAGTAAGAAAGGCAACAAGATGTTTCAACGTACGGTAGCGCACAGTTGATGGCAATCGGAAAGTTTATTCTGATCACGTGACAAGAAGAAAACAACGCAAACCACTAAGAAAGGTGCCAAATCATGAATAAACTGCTCGCAACCCTGATCGCCGGTGTCTTCGCTACCGCTGCCCACGCCCAGACCGCCACCACGGCGCCAGTGAACCAGAACGTCGCCGAGGCACAGGCCGACGCTCAGAAGGACATCGCCAAGGCGCAGGAGAAGGAAGCGAAGAAAGTGCACGACGCCAACGAGGACGTCGCGAAGGCCCAGCACAAGGCGGACAAGAAAGTGTCGAAAGCCGCCCACAAGGCTGACAAGGAATACGCCAAGGCCAACGAAAAAGTGGCCGAAGCCGATCCGGAAGACAAGCTGAAAGCGGAAGCCAAGGCCGACAAGAAAGTGGCCAAAGCCGATGCCAAGGTAGCGAAGGCCAGTGCCAAGGCCAACGAGAAAGTCGCCAAGGAAATGGCTGAGGCCGACAAGGAGAAAGCGCTGGCCGCCGCCAAGACCGACGAAGCCGTCGCCAAGGCCAATGCCGACGTGAAGAAGGAAGCCGCCAAGCACTAAGCGCTAGCGCTGCCAGGACAACCGCCGTGCCGCGTCAGCGGGCGGCGGTTTTTTGTTGTGGTTTTTTTGAAACTTGCGTGCCAGCGTGCGCCCTCTGGCGCACCTGCCTGTACGCCTTGGCAAGTCATCGGCGCTTGAGCGAGATCAACGTCGCCACGCGGCCAGCGCGCAATCTGTGACCTCCCTTGATGTACTTCCATGGAGCAGTCATGACGAAACCGATGGCTTTGATCTTGCAGGGCGGCGGCGCGCTGGGCGCTTTCGAATATGGTGTGGTGACCGGGCTGGTGGAAGAGGGCTGGCATCCGCGCGCCGTGACGGGCGTATCGATTGGCGCGATCAATGCGGCGTCGATTGCTGGCGCCAAGGGCGGCGACATCCCGGCCAGCCTGCACCGGATGTGGGATGCGATCACGCTGCCGGCGATGCCACTGCTGCCGGCCGTCGTGCAGGCCAATATGTCGCTGCTGGGCAATCCGAAATTCTGGCAGTCCCGGACGGACTACTGGAACATGCTGAGCTGGAACAGCCTGTGCAGCACGGCGCCCATGCACCGCACGCTCGCAGCGCAGCTGGACTTCGAACAGCTCAACGATCCGCTGCATATCCGTTTCGGTGTCGCGGCCACCAGCCTGCACTCGGGCGGCCAGGTCACGTTTTCGAACTACACGGCGAAGGAGGCGCACCTGGAGGCCGGTCACCACAAGGCGGTACGCACGCGCCTGACGCCGGCCCACGTGCTGGCCAGCGGCAGCCTGCCGCCGGGTTTCCCCGCCACCCGGATCGACGGCAGGGATTACTGGGACGGCGGCCTGTTCAGCAACACGCCCATCGATTCGCTGCTCAATTTGCTGGAACCGGACGAAATCGACACGCTGCCGATCTTTGTCGTCGACCTGTTCCCGACGGACGACCAGCCGTCGCCGACGAACTTGTTGGAAGTGCAGACTCGCGCGACGGCGCTGCAGTACCAAAACCGCTTCTGGGCGCAGTATGGCGGTAGCGGCAAGCTCGAAGGGTTTCTCGCGATGCTGGCGGCGCTGGAGTCGGTGGCGGACGGCACTGAGCTGGAGGGCATGCCGTCGTTTGCCTGGCTGATGCGGCTGCGGGCGCTGAAGAATGTACAGGTCATTGCGAGCACGCCCGCTGCGGCGGGCGGCGATCACGACTTCTCGTCCGGCGGCGTGCGCAATCTGTACGAGGCCGGCAGGGCGGCCGCGCGGCAGCACCTGGCCCGCTCGAGCGGGCGGCCGGCGCTGCGCGCCGCTGCTTGAATACATTTGCGAGCTACCAAAGGATCGGGCTTAGGGTCTGTCCCTTCGGGACTGACCCTGGTTTTTTTCCGCGGCAGAGCCATGCTTCGGCGTTGCCATGCGCCTGCTCGTCACTGGCGGCGGAACCTGTTCGCGGTACATTGCTGCCGCAGATAAAAACCGGGGTCAGTCCCCTGACACCGCCGCAGGCAAGCGCTGACGTTCTCGCTTAACGGGGACAGACCCCAAACCCGAGACACCGCGGGTTACCGATCAGCTGTTCGGCACCAACCCGGTCGGCTTGATCCGCGTCGGCATCGCCTTGCCCTTGCGGGCGCGCTTGCCGAAGTGCTCCTGCAGCAGGCCCGGGCCCATGCGTTCCTCCTTGGCCTTCTGCGCGTTGCCGATGCCCTGCACGGTCACGCCTTTCTGCGTGATCGCCTGCGCGGCCACCAGTTTTTCCTTCGGCTCCAGCTCCATCAAGGTGACGCCGCGGCCGCCGTTGGTCAGTACCTTCATCTCGTCCAGGCCGAACACCAGGAGGCGGGCCTTCTCGGAAATCACCGCGACGGCGCTGGCGTCCGCCGGCACCAGGGTCGGCGCCAGCGGCTTGGCGCCTTCGTCCAGGGTGATGAACGACTTGCCGCCCTTCAGGCGGCTGACCATGTCGCCCGCCTTGGCGATGAAGCCGAAGCCCGCGTCGGAGGCCAGCAGCAGCTGCGTCGCGGCCGGGCCGGCGAAGTAGTGCAGCAGGCGCGCGCCGCCGGACAGGTCGACCAGCGTCGTGATCGGCACGCCATCCCCGCGCGCATTGGGCAGCGCCGCCACCGGCACGGAATACACCCGGCCGTTGTCGCCAAAGCCCAGCAGCGTGTCGACGGTGCGGCATTCGATCGCGTCGTGCAGCGCGTCGCCGGCCTTGAACGTGAACTGGGCGCGGTCGTGGCCGATGCCGGTGCGAGCCCGCACCCAGCCCTTCTGCGAGATGATGACGGTGACGGGTTCGTCGACGATCTTCTGCTCGACCATGGCCCGCTGCGCTTCCTCGATGATGGTGCGGCGGGCGTCGCCGAACGCCTTCGCGTCCGCCTCGATTTCGCGGATGATCAGGCGCTTCATCGACGACGGATTGTCCAGCAGGTCCTGCAAGGTCTGCTTTTCCTTGCGCAGCTCGGCCAGTTCCTGCTGGATCTTGATCGCTTCCAGGCGCGCCAGCTGGCGCAGGCGGATCTCGAGGATGTCCTCGGCCTGGCGCTCGGACAGGTTGAAGCGCGCGATCAGCGCCGCCTTCGGCTCGTCCGAATTACGGATGATGTGGATCACCTCGTCGATGTTGAGCAGGATCGTCTCGCGCCCTTCCAGGATGTGGATGCGGTCGTCGACTTTGTTCAGGCGGAACTGCGTGCGGCGCGTGACGGTGGCGAAGCGGAATGTGATCCATTCGGTCAGGATGTCCGCCAGGCCTTTCTGGCGCGGGCGGCCGTCGCCGCCGATCATCACCAGGTTCATCGGCACCGACGTCTCCAGCGACGTGTGCGCCAGCAGCATCAGCATGAATTCGTTCTGGTCCTGGTTCTTCGACTTCGGCTCGAACACCAGGCGCACGGGGGCGTTGCGGCCCGATTCGTCGCGGATCGTGTCGAGCGCACCCAGCACCATGGCTTTCAGGGCCAGCTGCTCGGGCGACAGCGTCTTCTTGCCCAGCTTGACCTTCGGATTGGTCAGCTCCTCGATCTCCTCCAGTACCTTCTGCGCCGACGTCCCTGGCGGCAGTTCGTGCACGACGGCCTGCCACTGGCCGCGCGCCAGTTCCTCGATCTTCCAGCGCGCGCGCACCTTCATGCTGCCGCGGCCGGAGGCGTACATGTCCGCCACCTGCGCGGCCGGGGTGATCAGCTGGCCGCCGCCCGGGAAGTCGGGCCCCGGCAGGATGCCCATCAACTCGGCATGCGTCAGCTTCGGATTGCGGATCAGCGCGACGGCCGCATCGGCCACTTCGCGCAGGTTGTGCGACGGGATCTCGGTGGCGAGACCGACGGCGATGCCGGATGCACCATTCAACAGCACCATCGGCAGGCGCGCCGGCAGCAGCGCCGGTTCCTCGGTCGAGCCGTCGTAGTTCGGAATGAAGTCCACGGTACCCTGGTCGATCTCGTCCAGCAGCAGGCGGGCGATCGGGGTCAGGCGCGCTTCCGTGTAACGCATCGCCGCGGCGCCGTCGCCGTCGCGCGAACCGAAGTTGCCCTGGCCGTCGATCAGCGGGTAGCGCAGCGAGAAGTCCTGCGCCATGCGCACCAGCGCGTCGTACACCGACTGGTCGCCGTGCGGGTGCAATTTACCCAGCACGTCGCCGACCACGGTGGCGGACTTGCGCGGCTTGGCCGCGGCGTTCAGCCCCAGCTCGTTCATCGAGTACAGGATGCGGCGCTGCACGGGCTTCTGGCCGTCGCACACGTCGGGCAGGGCGCGGCCCTTGACCACGGAGATGGCGTAATCGAGGTAGGCGCGTTCGGCAAAGGTGGACAGGGTCAGCGTTTCGCCGCCGTCGCCGCCATTGCCATTGTTGCCCGGCTGCGGTTCGTCAAAGAGGTTTGCTTGTTGAGTCATGATTACGTATCTCGATTAAATATCCGCTTCCACTTCGTTGCCGTGCTCTTCGATCCAGGCCCGGCGCGCGGCGGCTTCGCCCTTGCCCATCAACATATTGAAGCGGGCCGCGGCCTCGGTGTGCTGGAAGTCGCCCAGCGACACAGGCAGCAGGCGCCGCGTGTCCGGGTTCATCGTGGTTTCCCACAGCTGCTCGGCGTTCATCTCGCCCAGGCCCTTGAAGCGGGAGATCGACCAGCTGCCGTCCTTCAGGCCGTCCTTGCGCAGCTTGTCCTCGATCGCGGTCAGCTCGCCGTCGTCCAGCGCGTACAGCTTCTGGATCGGCTTCTTGCCGCGCGCCGGCGCGTCCACGCGGTACAGCGGCGGACGGGCGATGCAGATGTGGCCGTGCTGGATCAGCGCCGGGAAGTGGCGGAAGAACAGGGTCAGGAGCAGCACCTGGATGTGCGAGCCGTCCACGTCCGCGTCCGACAGGATGCAGATCTTGCCGTAGCGTAGACCCGAGAGGTCCGGCGTGTCCGTCACGCTGTGCGGGTCGACGCCGATGGCCACGGCAATGTCGTGGATCTCGTTGTTGGCGAACAGGCGGTCGCGGTCCGTCTCCCACGAGTTCAGCACCTTGCCGCGCAGCGGCAGGATGGCCTGGAATTCCTTGTCGCGGCCCATCTTGGCCGAGCCGCCCGCCGAGTCGCCCTCGACCAGGAACAGCTCGGTGCGCGACACGTCCGACGATTCGCAGTCCGTCAGCTTGCCCGGCAGGACGGCCACGCCGGAGGACTTCTTCTTCTCGACCTTCTGCGCCGAGCGCAGGCGCGACTGGGCCTGCTTGATGACCAGTTCGGCCAGCTTCTTGCCCCAGTCGATGTGCTGGTTCAGCCACAGCTCCAGCGCCGGCTTCGAATAGGTGGCGACCAGGCGCACCGCGTCGCGCGAGTTCAGGCGCTCCTTGATCTGGCCCTGGAACTGCGGGTCCAGCACTTTCGCCGACAGCACGAACGAGGCGCGCGCGAACACGTCCTCGGGCAGCAGCTTGACGCCTTTCGGCAGCAGCGAGTGCAGCTCGACGAAGTTCTTCATCGCGCCGAACAGGCCTTCGCGCAGGCCCGATTCATGGGTGCCGCCGTTCGGGGTGGGGATCAGGTTGACGTAGGATTCGCGCATGATGGCGCCTTCCTCGGTCCATGCCACCACCCACGAGGCGCCTTCGCCCTCGGCGAAGCCTTCCGCGTCCGGGCCGGCGAACTGCTCGCCCTCGAACATCGGCACGACCGTCTCGCCGTTGCCCGACTGCGCCAGCGCTTCGGTCAGGTAGCCGCGCAGGCCGTCGTTGTATTGCCAGGTCTGGCTGTCGCCCGTCTTGGCATTCTTCAGCGTGACGGAAACGCCCGGCAGCAGCACGGCTTTCGAGCGCAGCAGGCGTTGCAGCTCGACCTGCGAGATCAGCGGCGAGTCGAAATACTTCGCATCCGGCCAGGCGGTGACGCGCGTGCCGGACTTCTTGCCGTCCTTCGGCGCCGGCTGCGACGTCAGTGGCTGCACCAGGTCGCCGTTCTCGAAGGCGATCGTGTGGTAGCCGTTGCCCTTGTCGTCCTTGCGCCAGACGTTGATCTCGAGCCGTTTCGACAGCGCGTTGGTGACGGAAACGCCGACGCCATGCAGGCCGCCGGAGAACGCATAGGCGCCGCCCGAGCCCTTGTCGAACTTGCCGCCGGCGTGCAGGCGCGTGAACACGATTTCCACGGTCGGCACGTTTTCTTCCGGATGCAGGCCGACCGGGATGCCGCGGCCGTCATCCTCGACGGTGATGCTGCCATCCGCATTCTGCGTGACGACGATGTTCTTGCAATGGCCGCCCAAGGCTTCGTCGGAGGCGTTGTCGATCACTTCCTGGATGATGTGCAGCGGATTTTCCGTGCGGGTGTACATGCCCGGACGCTGCTTGACGGGCTCCAGTCCTTTCAGGACGCGGATCGATGATTCGCTGTAGTCGGAAACGGGTTTTTTAGTGGCCATACTGTAAATATTGCAATTCTTGAATTGGGAGCCCGCGGCATGCCATGGGCGGATGCCTGCGCATTCTATATGCAACGAGGTGTCGGCAAGGAGTCCCGGCGGGACCGCGTGACCGAAAAAAACCTTGATGGCGCAACGGACAAGACTGCTATTGTCGCTAAATGCTGTACAAACATCCAGCATTTTATGGCGCGACCGCTGGCGGGGGGGCCGGGGGAGGAGGCAGGACTGCCGCCAGCGGCTGGACGCGCCGGCGGCGAGAGGAACTTGTCAGCCCAGGGAAACGGCGCGGACCGCACCGCCGCCGCGCAGGCGCATGCGCAGCCACGTGCGCACGGGCGCGTCGAAGCGCTTGTCCAGCTGGAGGCACAGGTAGAACAACAGTACCGTCATCGCCGCCGCCAGCGGCCGTTCCCAGCCATGCACGAAGGCGGCGCTTTTGCGCACGATATGGCCGAACGGTACGTGCATCAGGTACAGCGGATAGCTTGCCACGCCCAATACTTCCAGGACCCTTGCATGCCAGGCGCGCGTGGGTTCCTCGCTGGCGGCCACGATGATCGCGAACGGCAGCACGACGAACACGGCCACCAGGTGCACGAGCCAGCCGTAGCCGGGCGGACTCGGCGTGACCATCAGGACGGCAAGCAGGGGGAAACTGAACCACGCCGGCAGGTTCCAGGTCCAGCGCTGCAACCGCGTGCGGTGACGGTACAGCAGCAAGCCAAGACCGATGCCGAAGACGGCGCGCAGGAAGCCGCCGAAGAAGGAGAGCCAGCCGCGCAGGTAGCCATGACCGAGCGTGTTGGTAGCGAGCGCCACAACGATCAGCAGCACCCCCGCGACGCCTACCACGACGGTCAGCAGGCGCTTGCCGATGTGCTGCCGCGTGTAGGCATATAACACGTTGACCAGCATTTCCAGAGCCAGGGACCAGAAACATATATTAACGGAATACATCGCTGGTGAACCGTTGACACTATATGGCAGGAAACATAAGGCGAGCGCGATGGCAAGCAGCCATTCCAGCACGACCAGATTCGGCTCGGCGCGGGCAACGGTACCGACAATGAAATAGGCGCCGCAAATCACGACGGACAATGCATAGACCGGATACAGCCGGGCGAAGCGCAAACGCATGAACTCGCCAGGGCCCATCCTGCCGCTGCCGAGCTTGTCGTCATAGGCGTGCGCGATCACGAAGCCGCTCAGCATGAAGAACAAGTCGACAGCAAGGTGGCTCTGCTGGAAATGGAAGCGGAACAGCTCGTCCCAGTGACGGGCGAGCACGAACAACGCGGCCATGCCGCGTATCCCGTCAAGGTAGGAAAATCGCATGAGATAAGAAAAGGCGGAACAGATGTGCCGCGATGCTAGCGCCAAATAATCAAAAAGAAAAGAGAAAATGTAATTCTTTTTTGGAAATAAATATTGCAACTATATTATTAGCTTTGTGAATGTCGGACATAGCCGCCGTGTTTACAGAACGTTTACGGCGACGTCCCGACTGTTTACCCCGTTTTTAGGCGCCGGCCGATAACCTTTCGTGCATCTCAACACTGTTCGGAGGTTTCCGTGGACATCGTATTTCTCGGCCTGATCGCGCTGTGCGTCGGGTTGGTCGGGGCGCTGGTGCTGGGCTGCGCCAGGCTGGGGAGGCAGCTATGAGCGCGGCTGACATTGCCGCCGCCTGCGTCGCCGCGGGCCTGCTGGTGTATCTGGTGGTGGCGCTGGTGCGCGCGGAGGCCCTGTGAGCGCCGCGTTCCTGACCCTCCTGGGCGTCTTCCTGCTCACCCTGCTGGCACTGGCATGGCCGCTGTCGGCCTGGCTGGCCCGGGTGGCCGACACCACCCGGCCGCCGACCGGTAGCGACCTGGCGGCCCGTGCCGAACGCGGCCTGTACCGGCTGGCCGGTATCGACGCTGACGAGGGCATGGGCTGGCGCGGTTATGCACTGGCCCTGTTGGCGTTCAATGGGTTCGGCACCGTGTTTGTCTATTCGATCCAGCGGCTGCAGTACTGGCTGCCGTTCAATCCGCAGCGGCTGGCCGCCGTTGCCGCCGATTCGTCGTTCAACACGGCCGTCAGTTTCGTGGCCAACACCAACTGGCAGGGCTACGCGGGCGAGCAGACGATGAGCCATTTCACGCAAATGGTCGCGCTGGCGGGCCAGAACTTCTTCTCCGCCGCGACCGGGATCGCCGTCGTGTTCGCGCTGGTGCGCGGCTTCGCCGCCCGCTCGGCCACGACGATCGGCAACTTCTGGATCGACGTGACGCGCGCGACACTCTACGTGCTGCTGCCGCTGTCGCTGCTGCTGGCGGTGTTCCTGATGGGGCAGGGCGTGATCCAGAACTTCGACCCCGACCATGCGGTGACGTCGCGCGAGCCGGTGACGTACCAGCTGCCGGGCGCCGCCGCCGTGACGGCGACGACTCAGGTCCTGCCCATGGGGCCCGTCGCGTCGCAGGAGGCGATCAAGCTGCTGGGCACCAATGGCGGCGGCTTTTTCAACGCCAACTCGGCCCATCCCTACGAAAATCCGACCGCGCTGGCCAACTTCGCGCAGATGCTGGCGATCTTCGTGATTCCGGCCGCGTTGTGCCTGGCGTTCGGCCGCATGGTCGGCGACATCCGCCAGGGCTGGGCCGTGCTGGCCGCGATGACGCTCGTCTTCGTGCTGGCGGCCTGCGCGCTGGCGGCAGCCGAACAGCAGGCCCATCCCGCCCTGGCGGCGCTGGGCGTCGACCAGGCGGCCGGCGCCCTGCAGGCCGGCGGCAACATGGAAGGCAAGGAGACCCGCTTCGGCATCGCGGCATCGAGCCTGTTTGCCGCCGTCACCACGGCCGCCTCCTGCGGCGCCGTCAACGCGATGCACGATTCGCTGATGCCACTGGGTGGCGCGGTGCCCCTGCTGC
Coding sequences:
- the kdpA gene encoding potassium-transporting ATPase subunit KdpA, with amino-acid sequence MSAAFLTLLGVFLLTLLALAWPLSAWLARVADTTRPPTGSDLAARAERGLYRLAGIDADEGMGWRGYALALLAFNGFGTVFVYSIQRLQYWLPFNPQRLAAVAADSSFNTAVSFVANTNWQGYAGEQTMSHFTQMVALAGQNFFSAATGIAVVFALVRGFAARSATTIGNFWIDVTRATLYVLLPLSLLLAVFLMGQGVIQNFDPDHAVTSREPVTYQLPGAAAVTATTQVLPMGPVASQEAIKLLGTNGGGFFNANSAHPYENPTALANFAQMLAIFVIPAALCLAFGRMVGDIRQGWAVLAAMTLVFVLAACALAAAEQQAHPALAALGVDQAAGALQAGGNMEGKETRFGIAASSLFAAVTTAASCGAVNAMHDSLMPLGGAVPLLLMQFGEVIFGGVGSGLYGMLVFALLAVFIAGLMIGRTPEYLGKKIGPYEVKMLALAILVTPVLVLAGTAIAASVPAGAGGVANPGAHGFSEILYAFSSAANNNGSAFAGLSANTPFYNTLLALAMWFGRFAVIVPVLAIAGALAARQRLPASSGTMPTHGPLFVLLLIGVVLLVGVLNYVPALALGPVIEHLQLFQ
- the parC gene encoding DNA topoisomerase IV subunit A, which translates into the protein MTQQANLFDEPQPGNNGNGGDGGETLTLSTFAERAYLDYAISVVKGRALPDVCDGQKPVQRRILYSMNELGLNAAAKPRKSATVVGDVLGKLHPHGDQSVYDALVRMAQDFSLRYPLIDGQGNFGSRDGDGAAAMRYTEARLTPIARLLLDEIDQGTVDFIPNYDGSTEEPALLPARLPMVLLNGASGIAVGLATEIPSHNLREVADAAVALIRNPKLTHAELMGILPGPDFPGGGQLITPAAQVADMYASGRGSMKVRARWKIEELARGQWQAVVHELPPGTSAQKVLEEIEELTNPKVKLGKKTLSPEQLALKAMVLGALDTIRDESGRNAPVRLVFEPKSKNQDQNEFMLMLLAHTSLETSVPMNLVMIGGDGRPRQKGLADILTEWITFRFATVTRRTQFRLNKVDDRIHILEGRETILLNIDEVIHIIRNSDEPKAALIARFNLSERQAEDILEIRLRQLARLEAIKIQQELAELRKEKQTLQDLLDNPSSMKRLIIREIEADAKAFGDARRTIIEEAQRAMVEQKIVDEPVTVIISQKGWVRARTGIGHDRAQFTFKAGDALHDAIECRTVDTLLGFGDNGRVYSVPVAALPNARGDGVPITTLVDLSGGARLLHYFAGPAATQLLLASDAGFGFIAKAGDMVSRLKGGKSFITLDEGAKPLAPTLVPADASAVAVISEKARLLVFGLDEMKVLTNGGRGVTLMELEPKEKLVAAQAITQKGVTVQGIGNAQKAKEERMGPGLLQEHFGKRARKGKAMPTRIKPTGLVPNS
- a CDS encoding DNA topoisomerase IV subunit B encodes the protein MATKKPVSDYSESSIRVLKGLEPVKQRPGMYTRTENPLHIIQEVIDNASDEALGGHCKNIVVTQNADGSITVEDDGRGIPVGLHPEENVPTVEIVFTRLHAGGKFDKGSGGAYAFSGGLHGVGVSVTNALSKRLEINVWRKDDKGNGYHTIAFENGDLVQPLTSQPAPKDGKKSGTRVTAWPDAKYFDSPLISQVELQRLLRSKAVLLPGVSVTLKNAKTGDSQTWQYNDGLRGYLTEALAQSGNGETVVPMFEGEQFAGPDAEGFAEGEGASWVVAWTEEGAIMRESYVNLIPTPNGGTHESGLREGLFGAMKNFVELHSLLPKGVKLLPEDVFARASFVLSAKVLDPQFQGQIKERLNSRDAVRLVATYSKPALELWLNQHIDWGKKLAELVIKQAQSRLRSAQKVEKKKSSGVAVLPGKLTDCESSDVSRTELFLVEGDSAGGSAKMGRDKEFQAILPLRGKVLNSWETDRDRLFANNEIHDIAVAIGVDPHSVTDTPDLSGLRYGKICILSDADVDGSHIQVLLLTLFFRHFPALIQHGHICIARPPLYRVDAPARGKKPIQKLYALDDGELTAIEDKLRKDGLKDGSWSISRFKGLGEMNAEQLWETTMNPDTRRLLPVSLGDFQHTEAAARFNMLMGKGEAAARRAWIEEHGNEVEADI
- a CDS encoding patatin-like phospholipase family protein, yielding MTKPMALILQGGGALGAFEYGVVTGLVEEGWHPRAVTGVSIGAINAASIAGAKGGDIPASLHRMWDAITLPAMPLLPAVVQANMSLLGNPKFWQSRTDYWNMLSWNSLCSTAPMHRTLAAQLDFEQLNDPLHIRFGVAATSLHSGGQVTFSNYTAKEAHLEAGHHKAVRTRLTPAHVLASGSLPPGFPATRIDGRDYWDGGLFSNTPIDSLLNLLEPDEIDTLPIFVVDLFPTDDQPSPTNLLEVQTRATALQYQNRFWAQYGGSGKLEGFLAMLAALESVADGTELEGMPSFAWLMRLRALKNVQVIASTPAAAGGDHDFSSGGVRNLYEAGRAAARQHLARSSGRPALRAAA
- a CDS encoding potassium-transporting ATPase subunit F — encoded protein: MSAADIAAACVAAGLLVYLVVALVRAEAL
- a CDS encoding acyltransferase, yielding MRFSYLDGIRGMAALFVLARHWDELFRFHFQQSHLAVDLFFMLSGFVIAHAYDDKLGSGRMGPGEFMRLRFARLYPVYALSVVICGAYFIVGTVARAEPNLVVLEWLLAIALALCFLPYSVNGSPAMYSVNICFWSLALEMLVNVLYAYTRQHIGKRLLTVVVGVAGVLLIVVALATNTLGHGYLRGWLSFFGGFLRAVFGIGLGLLLYRHRTRLQRWTWNLPAWFSFPLLAVLMVTPSPPGYGWLVHLVAVFVVLPFAIIVAASEEPTRAWHARVLEVLGVASYPLYLMHVPFGHIVRKSAAFVHGWERPLAAAMTVLLFYLCLQLDKRFDAPVRTWLRMRLRGGGAVRAVSLG